A window of the Labeo rohita strain BAU-BD-2019 chromosome 1, IGBB_LRoh.1.0, whole genome shotgun sequence genome harbors these coding sequences:
- the LOC127178468 gene encoding uncharacterized protein LOC127178468 isoform X2, translating to MDDWTKDDVCEWLIKKKVPEQYAKILYNQDVYGASLIHFDKQDLLESGLPRGPAVHIYKIVAEFKTSSENLKDSAIPKDTDASTGTSAVQDFHQEKEAAETTTTGSAELETPAQISIEENRDSLPRVKTWSSSSEDKPKYTSSEGKPFEDENVPPLEGWDDGMYTKEDEHRILCPPQMKKIHLLSLPSRRPQCHWYLGSFSELRNNRQGPFTEEEVITYKFADCVYVDADPFMC from the exons ATGGATGACTGGACAAAAGATGATGTCTGTGAGTGGCTTATCAAGAAGAAAGTCCCTGAGCAGTATGCTAAGATTCTTTACAATCAGGATGTTTATGGAGCCTCTCTAATTCATTTTGACAAACAAGACCTCCTAGAAAGTGGTTTACCACGTGGACCTGCAGTTCACATCTATAAAATAGTGGCTGAGTTCAAAACATCCTCAGAAAACTTAAAGGACAGTGCCATACCCAAGGACACAGATGCATCAACAGGGACCTCTGCAGTACAGGATTTCCATCAAGAAAAAGAAGCAGCTGAAACTACTACCACTGGATCTGCTGAACTTGAGACACCAGCACAAATCAGTATTGAAGAAAACAGGGATAGTTTACCAAGGGTGAAGACATGGTCATCCTCCTCAGAAGACAAACCCAAATATACAAGCAGTGAAGGGAAGCCTTTTGAAGATGAGAATGTTCCACCATTGGAGGGATGGGATGATGGCATGTACACCAAAGAAGACGAG CACAGAATCCTGTGCCCTCCACAGATGAAGAAAATCCATCTTCTTTCCCTCCCAAGCAGAAGACCACAGTGTCATTGGTATTTGGGGAGCTTTTCAGAACTGAGGAACAACAGACAGGGTCCTTTCACTGAGGAGGAAGTCATCACATACAAGTTTGCAGACTGTGTTTATGTGGATGCGGATCCATTCATGTGCTAG
- the LOC127178468 gene encoding sterile alpha motif domain-containing protein 9-like isoform X1 → MDDWTKDDVCEWLIKKKVPEQYAKILYNQDVYGASLIHFDKQDLLESGLPRGPAVHIYKIVAEFKTSSENLKDSAIPKDTDASTGTSAVQDFHQEKEAAETTTTGSAELETPAQISIEENRDSLPRVKTWSSSSEDKPKYTSSEGKPFEDENVPPLEGWDDGMYTKEDEASGAQSLALPLTQSIKQTNNVGSETKAHLIDSENPEDMPVNSVFQYCVPRPFDENSETFEYIQNDILPPETGPINLIDPCHEYKALTNTENALEEDVFKKFRDETFWFAAACMNSRTNGTIHFGVGDEPLYKHGQIIGLEVPSRKKYVDEFDNGLKEHFRGKSNIVMTCIRPPKFVKVKCPDNKDKWVIEIDIVPKYKLTQKKQFYTTLDKKKRKSKCLFIRSGANTVNYFPENNRKICKQNLKNLQENIELWASARQLAEEHIAQRPGSVVS, encoded by the coding sequence ATGGATGACTGGACAAAAGATGATGTCTGTGAGTGGCTTATCAAGAAGAAAGTCCCTGAGCAGTATGCTAAGATTCTTTACAATCAGGATGTTTATGGAGCCTCTCTAATTCATTTTGACAAACAAGACCTCCTAGAAAGTGGTTTACCACGTGGACCTGCAGTTCACATCTATAAAATAGTGGCTGAGTTCAAAACATCCTCAGAAAACTTAAAGGACAGTGCCATACCCAAGGACACAGATGCATCAACAGGGACCTCTGCAGTACAGGATTTCCATCAAGAAAAAGAAGCAGCTGAAACTACTACCACTGGATCTGCTGAACTTGAGACACCAGCACAAATCAGTATTGAAGAAAACAGGGATAGTTTACCAAGGGTGAAGACATGGTCATCCTCCTCAGAAGACAAACCCAAATATACAAGCAGTGAAGGGAAGCCTTTTGAAGATGAGAATGTTCCACCATTGGAGGGATGGGATGATGGCATGTACACCAAAGAAGACGAGGCAAGTGGTGCACAATCACTAGCTTTACCTTTGACACAatccataaaacaaacaaataatgtggGCAGTGAGACCAAAGCACACCTGATTGACTCAGAGAACCCAGAGGACATGCCAGTGAACTCTGTatttcaatactgtgtgcctcgTCCTTTTGATGAAAACAGTGAAACATTTGAATACATACAAAATGACATACTTCCACCTGAGACTGGTCCGATCAATCTTATTGACCCTTGCCATGAGTACAAAGCCTTGACAAACACAGAGAATGCTTTAGAAGAGGACGTCTTCAAAAAATTCAGAGATGAGACATTCTGGTTTGCTGCAGCATGCATGAATTCTCGAACAAATGGAACTATTCATTTTGGTGTTGGAGATGAGCCACTGTACAAACATGGACAAATTATTGGACTAGAGGTGCCATCTCGCAAAAAATATGTAGACGAATTTGATAATGGTCTGAAGGAGCACTTCAggggaaaaagtaatattgtgatgaCGTGCATTAGGCCTCCCAAGTTTGTTAAGGTAAAATGTCCAGATAACAAGGACAAGTGGGTTATTGAGATTGATATCGTCCCAAAGTATAAATTAACTCAGAAGAAACAATTTTACACTACATtagacaaaaagaaaagaaagtcaaaatgcCTTTTTATTCGCTCTGGCGCAAACACCGTGAATTATTTTCCAGAAAATAATCGTAAGATTTGTAAGCAAAACTTGAagaatttacaagaaaatatagAATTATGGGCTTCAGCTAGACAGTTAGCTGAAGAGCACATAGCTCAGAGGCCAGGGTCAGTGGTGTCTTGA